A region of Bacillus rossius redtenbacheri isolate Brsri chromosome 2, Brsri_v3, whole genome shotgun sequence DNA encodes the following proteins:
- the LOC134529570 gene encoding uncharacterized protein LOC134529570 produces the protein MTSRLLLILSSMFILDFALPSDEPFLSTRSLDDVSVDWLSQGTYDHLDADAFGTSNSTDTEGFGESVYVTGSGFMAGGKPALRKEVFIYRPMMEAMRRPGMSEFLGQVLPILRSMSPPQRLVLAALLSANVMTSSASLSLDQVVAMFTTGHDQHKASSDVSSDLLLPISVDIANTFHRASRDEIQEQKEMQKEKHVPLASNSRLEKDTFAHHRVENSPASIKQSQHILTG, from the exons AGCTCTATGTTCATCCTGGATTTTGCATTGCCTTCAGACGAACCATTCTTGTCCACCAGAAGCTTGGACGATGTTTCGGTCGACTGGTTGTCCCAAGGGACCTACGACCACCTGGATGCCGATGCGTTCGGTACAAGTAACTCCACTGACACGGAAGGCTTCGGGGAAAGCGTGTACGTCACTGGCTCTGGCTTCATGGCGGGTGGCAAGCCAGCGCTCAGGAAAGAAGTGTTCATCTACAGGCCCATGATGGAGGCGATGCGTAGACCTGGGATGTCGGAGTTCCTGGGTCAGGTGTTGCCGATACTGCGCAGCATGTCACCGCCACAAAGGCTGGTGTTGGCGGCGCTGCTGTCGGCCAATGTGATGACGTCCTCGGCCTCACTGTCTCTGGACCAGGTGGTCGCCATGTTCACCACCGGCCACGACCAGCACAAGGCCAGCTCGGATGTGTCGTCGGACCTGCTTCTCCCAATCAGCGTCGATATTGCAAACACTTTCCACAGAGCTTCCAGGGATGAAATACAAGAGCAAAAA GAGATGCAAAAAGAAAAACACGTGCCATTAGCATCTAATAGTCGCCTAGAAAAGGATACTTTCGCGCATCATCGTGTGGAAAATTCGCCAGCAAGCATCAAGCAAAGTCAACATATACTCACTGGCTAG